The proteins below are encoded in one region of Desulfosalsimonas propionicica:
- a CDS encoding GumC family protein, with protein sequence MDRNWEDSQASGDIVDLRHYWIVMKRHGWTILACVLLAGVSSFLLALTETSVYKSTATLMIEPKAPKIYSIEEMLATDNSSREYYNSQYQIIKSRQVAEKVIRKLDLLDSREFFPKAPDGFITQVRHAISTTFSGWVKSVVSLLDTGSDREAEAIETGRVQAETEEQRRMKKLTSAFLGRVDVEPVSDSRLVQVSFHARDPVLARQAADSVVTNYIEFNLENRIEAAQDAAQWLQKRLDEAQVSVEKAERQLQQFKEKHGIVTTFSEESEKLTAQTLSELNQQLTQAKARRVGAEARYKQARTLLDNTSDMSSVTELASNDTVSRIHQEEVLLQCRMVELAHTYGANHPKMVGIQSQLDELNKAKEAEMKRIVSSLESEYRVALAGERSLEMSLNQIKEGAQSINREAVEYSVLKRKAQSARNMYKTLLQRYEKASLGKDIESGNIRLVEGAEIPDSPVRPRPKRNLIFGLSLGLMAGLGLAFLLEHLDNAIKTPDDVKHLGIPFLTGIHDFSGIYAPEGEPKELVTVYSPMSFYSEAYRSLRTSVMFSQKVREAKTLLVTSPGPAEGKSITCVNLAVTLAQHGSKTLLLDCDLRNPNLHKMFNAESEPGLSGFLAHKAELSKVIRETHIPQLDLATAGPVPSNPWVLLSSTRMVKLIDSLSDHYDFIIMDSPPVTAVTDPLLLARLSGGIVVVLREGQTGRHEVKNTLEILTPVHQKILGAVLNAVKRTRDSRYYYQYYYQYHEGGNRKKTTRSV encoded by the coding sequence ATGGATAGAAATTGGGAAGATTCGCAGGCTTCCGGGGACATTGTTGATCTCCGCCATTACTGGATTGTTATGAAGCGTCACGGCTGGACAATTCTGGCCTGTGTGCTGCTGGCAGGAGTTTCTTCGTTCCTGCTGGCCCTTACCGAGACATCGGTGTACAAAAGCACCGCCACATTGATGATTGAGCCTAAAGCGCCCAAAATTTATTCCATCGAGGAAATGCTGGCAACTGACAATTCCAGCAGGGAGTACTATAACAGCCAGTACCAGATAATAAAAAGTCGTCAGGTTGCCGAAAAAGTGATTCGGAAGCTGGATTTACTCGACAGCCGGGAGTTTTTTCCCAAAGCTCCGGATGGATTTATCACGCAAGTCCGGCATGCGATTTCAACCACTTTCAGTGGGTGGGTTAAATCCGTTGTATCCCTTTTAGATACCGGCAGTGATCGTGAAGCAGAGGCGATCGAAACCGGCCGGGTCCAAGCGGAAACCGAAGAGCAACGTAGGATGAAAAAACTGACCAGCGCCTTTTTGGGACGGGTTGATGTGGAGCCGGTTTCCGATTCCCGCCTGGTGCAGGTCAGCTTTCATGCCAGAGATCCTGTGCTGGCCCGGCAGGCAGCGGATTCTGTTGTGACCAACTACATTGAATTTAACCTGGAAAATCGGATCGAAGCAGCCCAGGATGCGGCCCAATGGCTTCAAAAACGCCTTGATGAAGCCCAGGTAAGTGTGGAGAAAGCCGAACGGCAACTCCAACAGTTCAAGGAGAAGCATGGCATTGTAACCACTTTTTCCGAGGAGAGCGAAAAGCTTACAGCACAGACCCTTTCCGAGTTAAATCAGCAGCTGACCCAGGCAAAAGCCCGTCGTGTGGGAGCAGAAGCACGGTACAAGCAGGCCAGAACTCTGCTGGACAACACTTCGGATATGAGCAGTGTCACGGAACTTGCCAGCAACGACACCGTTTCCCGGATCCACCAGGAAGAGGTGCTGCTTCAATGCAGAATGGTCGAGCTTGCCCATACTTATGGGGCCAACCATCCAAAGATGGTCGGCATCCAATCCCAGCTCGATGAACTGAACAAAGCAAAAGAGGCTGAAATGAAACGCATTGTCAGCTCTCTGGAAAGTGAATACCGGGTGGCCCTTGCCGGAGAGCGCTCCCTTGAAATGTCTTTAAATCAGATCAAGGAGGGCGCCCAGTCCATAAACCGCGAGGCCGTGGAATACAGCGTGCTCAAGCGCAAGGCCCAAAGCGCCCGCAATATGTATAAAACACTGCTGCAGCGTTACGAGAAGGCATCCCTTGGAAAAGACATTGAAAGCGGAAATATTCGGCTGGTGGAAGGCGCTGAGATACCGGACAGTCCGGTTCGGCCCAGGCCGAAAAGGAATTTGATTTTCGGGCTTTCCCTGGGCCTTATGGCAGGGCTTGGCCTGGCTTTTTTACTGGAACATCTGGACAATGCGATTAAAACCCCGGATGATGTCAAGCATCTTGGTATACCCTTTTTGACCGGCATCCATGATTTTTCCGGAATTTACGCGCCTGAGGGCGAACCAAAAGAACTGGTGACAGTGTATTCGCCCATGTCGTTTTACAGCGAGGCCTACCGGTCTCTTCGAACTTCGGTGATGTTTTCCCAAAAGGTCAGGGAGGCAAAAACGCTTCTTGTCACCAGCCCGGGGCCTGCCGAAGGCAAAAGCATCACCTGCGTCAACCTGGCTGTTACCCTGGCCCAGCACGGATCAAAAACATTGCTGCTCGACTGTGATCTTCGCAACCCCAATCTTCACAAGATGTTCAATGCTGAAAGTGAGCCCGGCCTGAGCGGTTTTCTTGCCCATAAGGCTGAGTTGTCAAAAGTCATAAGAGAAACCCATATTCCGCAACTGGATCTGGCCACAGCCGGCCCTGTTCCCTCGAATCCTTGGGTTCTGTTAAGTTCCACGCGCATGGTGAAACTCATTGACAGTCTTTCAGATCATTATGATTTTATCATAATGGACTCACCGCCTGTTACCGCGGTAACAGATCCCTTGCTTCTGGCCCGGCTTAGCGGTGGCATCGTGGTCGTGCTAAGGGAAGGGCAGACCGGGCGGCATGAAGTTAAAAACACCCTTGAAATTTTAACACCGGTCCACCAGAAAATTCTGGGCGCAGTACTAAATGCCGTAAAGCGCACCCGGGACTCACGTTATTATTACCAGTATTATTATCAGTATCATGAAGGCGGGAACAGAAAAAAAACAACAAGATCAGTTTAA